tgggcgctcttgattcttaattagtacactcacgttccctgtggaaaatcgatactctggaatactcccgggtgaaggctacatcggtattcgtgcgcttacagatttttctgtttgcgtttaaaatacccaacaatggtACAGATATTTTTCAACCGTATTTGGAACCAagttcgtttagagaggtttagatctgtccatatccgagtccgaatatttaACATCcggtaccgtatccgtatccgaatacttaaatcatatatttatgatgttgacatccaatcatatcttattcGACAGAATTGACATTATTTGTAtttgaatccgaatccgaccaaaaatataaaaacaaatatgatatcagtgatatccgtccATATCCGATCTGTTGTCCTTCTCATCGAGGAAGGCGTACCACTTAGGCCCATTGCTTGCCGATGTAACGTGGATTGTGCTTCTTGGGCCGTCGACTTGCGGGCTTAGGCCCATCTTTGCCAACATCGACAAGTCTCAGGGCCAGGGCGTGCGGTGCAGGCGACGGTtattttgggccttgtttagttaaaaaatttgaaaaataagaatagtagtacttttgttgtatttgacaaatattttccaataataaactaattaggctcaaaaaattcgtctcgtcaatttcgatcaaactgtgtaattagttttcattttcgtctatatttaatactttatacatgtgtttaaagatttgatttgacggaaaatctgagaaattttgcaaaatttcttaggaactaaacaaagtccTTGGAGGGCAGGACCGCAGGAGAGGAGGTGCACCGTTACACGCAGCGGCGCCGGCACGACCTCGCACGCCCATTTTTGGCTGTGCCCATGGCCATGGCGCGTCACATGCGCCCGCTGCCTAGCTGCAGCACGTCTGGCACAAGTTCACACACTCTCCTcacatctgcaaactgcaacgcAGACACAAAGCAGGCGGCAGAGCGCCACCCAAAGCAGAAAAGCTGTGCACAGCACAGCAGCAAAAGCTCCCTTCTCTCCCCCTGTGTGCCTGTGTGTGTGAACTGTGAATACACAGGGACCGGCTGttatttgtttcttttttttttccccttcaCGTCCACCGAGAGTTCACATCGCAATCTCTTTGGCCTCTGCCGTCGCCTTTCCGGTGGGTGCAAAAGATTTTGTCTGTTGGCCTCGGGAAGCGCGGAGCGCGTTTTCCTCCTCCCCTCCGTCCCGCTCTCGGTGGGGTGGTTGCCCGGTTGGCAACGGAAAAGCCTAACTCCAATCCCATTGCTGCTGGAAAGCACAAAGCTAGCAGCagcggtagtagtagtagtgtaaAAGAGGACGAAAGCCATGGCGACAGAGTGGCCGCCGACGCTCCTTTTCCGTTAGGACTGCAGATTCCTTGGcgctcctcctgctcctgctcccagCGAGGACAAGAAAAACTAGGAGGAAGCAGCCCCCGGGCATTCATTCCCTTGTCCTGCTTTTCCACAAATTGTAGCGCTTGTTGCTTTCCTGTTCAGGTGCCTTGTTCTTGGCCTCCTTCGCACGCAAAGAACCGCCGGCCATCTTCCTCTCCAGCATCACCCACTGCGCTCCAGCTCCTGGAaggcttcttcttggccgcctcTGCCTGCTTTGCGGTTTCTTGCTCTGCTTTTGAGTAGAGTCGCAGCGGAGTGGACAGTGTGGAGTGGATCAGCGGTGAGGTGGAAGGCCTTGGTTTTGTTCTGGTTCTTTGGAGAACAAGGGGAAGACgaagaggagcaggaggaggatgGCGGGAGGaggggcggcgccgccgcccaaGCAGGAGGAGCTGCAGCCGCACCCGGTGAAGGACCAGCTGCCCAGCGTGTCCTACTGCATCACAAGTCCACCGCCCTGGCGTACGTCTCTttctcactcgctcactcaccTGGGACGGGGACTGGGGCCTCTCGATTTCAATGTTGGACTGCAACTGTTCTGTGTACTGACTGATGTTGATGTTGTTGATACCGGTAGTAGTGGTCCTGATTTTGACTTGGTGCCTGTCACCGTTCACCTATATAATCTGAAACATGCAGCTGAGGCCGTCATCCTTGGATTCCAGCACTACATTGTGATGCTGGGCACCTCTGTCATCATACCAAGCGCTCTTGTTCCCCAGATGGGAGGAGGAAACGTGAGTAAACCAATCGCCTCTCCATGTTCTGAATTCCAAGTTTTGGCAGTCAGCTAGTTTCTGAATTGTGATGTCAAAAGGGCTCAAACTATCTGTTGATGTGCCTCCTTTCTGACTGCTGCTAGGAGGAGAAGGCTCGGGTGATTCAGACGCTGCTGTTCGTTGCCGGCATCAACACCCTGTGCCAGTCATTCTTTGGGACTCGTCTCCCTGCAGTGATGGGTGGATCCTACACCATCGTCGCACCCACCATCTCCATCATCATGGCTGGTCGTTACAGCAATGAAGCAGACCCTCATGAGGTAGTTTGAGCTCCCCTGTAACTCATTTCCATTGTCACAGCCTCTGTTTTACAGTTCACATGGTGCTGCTCACTCTTGTGCAGAAATTCTTGCGGACCATGCGAGGAACACAAGGCGCTCTCATCATCGCATCGACAATTCAGATCATACTTGGTTTTAGTGGCCTTTGGCGTAATGTCGTTAAGTAGGGAATCTTGGCTCTAACTTTCACCTTCTGcacttttgtagattttcagttTGTGCATTTACAGAGTTCTCACCTCTTTCACAGATTTCTAAGCCCATTGTCTGCTGTACCTCTGGTCTCGCTAGCTGGATTTGGGCTATATGAGCTTGGTTTTCCAGGGGTAAGCGTTATCTTGCAACTAATTCGTATTCTGATGTGGCTGTCACATtgttcttttatatatatattatccctGTTCCTACTGACTCTAAGATTCATTTGGCTTCAGGTTGCTAAGTGTGTAGAAATTGGGCTTCCAGAAATCATTCTAATGCTCATATTTTCCCAGGTATAGAGTCCATTGTTACAGCTCTCCACACACCTCATACACATTACAGCTGAACTCATGTACTAATGTATCTGTCTTGTGTGCAGTATTTACCTCATGCTGTCAATGCGGCAAAGCCTGTGTTCGACCGGTTTTCTGTGATTTTCACAATTGCAATTGTATGGCTGTATGCATACATTCTCACAGTTAGCGGTGCATACAAGAATGCCCGAACAAAGACGCAAGTCCATTGCCGTGTTGACCGCTCTGGACTTATTAGTGGAGCTCCTTGGTAAGGAGTTTGTCACAATTGCATAACCCTTTGCGTTTGATCCTTGTTTTGTAAAAGTTTCTTACAGAATAGAGGCACCTCCTTCAGTTCTTAGTTGTGGCTGTCTAACATTTTCTTTTGTACCTCTATTCTGACTGTaccaacaataataattttttgTAGGATTAGTGTCCCATACCCTTTCCAATGGGGGGCCCCAACATTTGATGCTGGTGAATCATTTGCAATGATGGTGGCCGCATTTGTTGCTCTTGTCGAGGTTACTAGTGTGTCATTCCCAAAATTGAAAAAATAAGTGTGTCATAATTACTAGTGTTCTAATAAGCATTGTGCTACCCTTTCAGTCAAGTGGGACCTTCATTGCTGTGTCAAGATATGCAAGTGCGACTATCATACCTCCTTCAATTCTTGGTCGTGGCATTGGTTGGCAGGTGACTGACTTGATTTTCGTCAACCGGAAACATCATTTTGTTACCTTTTTCATGGCCATAACTTGGTCTCATCGTTTGCAATTCTGCAGGGCATTGGTACTTTACTGGGTGCATTTTTTGGGACAGCTAACGGGACTGCAGTGTCAGTGTAAGTGTAATGTAGCTATCTAGTGAAACCAGCACTGATTGCTTGGGGTACTGCTTTTCTGTAATCATTTGTTTTGATATTTGCAGTGAAAATGCTGGTTTGCTTGCTTTGACACATGTTGGTAGCCGAAGAGTAGTCCAGATATCTGCAGGCTTCATGattttcttctctatccttgGTAATATAAAATTTCGTTTCTGACTTGGGGTATATTTTCAGTGTTGAACAAAATGTATCACTAGTAAGGCACAGACTGACGCTCCTCACAGCACCCGCTCTGTTCCTGAATTTGAGTATCATGGCTGTCAGGCCGTAAATTTGTAATTTGACTTTCGACACTACTTATAGACTTGGTTTAGTGTTTAAAATGATCTGGATACTGTCGATCATGTCCTTTTTTTTTATGGCATCTGCAATTGTTAGCCTGACCATATTCATTTTGCTGAATCAGGGAAATTCGGGGCTATCTTTGCTTCAATCCCACTGCCGATATTCGCTGCCCTGTACTGCATTTTCTTTGCATACATTGGTACGTCCTTAAACATCTCATCTTTCAGCAGGGTCCTGTCTGCTTCCATTTATGCACATGATGTTGTACAACCTTCAACGTATATGGATTTCTTGGGCCTGCAGGTGCTTGTGGCCTGAGCTTCCTTCAGTTCTGCAACCTGAACAGCTTCAGGACCAAGTTCATCATGGGGTTCTCCTTGTTCATGGGCCTGTCAGTCCCCCAATACTTCAACGAGTACACGTCCGTGGCTGGCTACGGCCCGGTGCACACCGGCGCCCGATGGGTACGTGAATTGGAGCTAGCTCTGCATGTCGTTCTTCTCCATTGCAGATGAGAACCGTAATAACGATTTTTCACTCACCATTTGACTTCTTTTTGGATGCCCCGGAGCGGCAGTTCAACGACATGATCAACGTGCCCTTCTCGTCGAAGCCGTTCGTGGCGGTGCTGGTGGCCTTCTTGCTGG
This window of the Sorghum bicolor cultivar BTx623 chromosome 7, Sorghum_bicolor_NCBIv3, whole genome shotgun sequence genome carries:
- the LOC8070094 gene encoding nucleobase-ascorbate transporter 6 isoform X1, whose protein sequence is MAGGGAAPPPKQEELQPHPVKDQLPSVSYCITSPPPWPEAVILGFQHYIVMLGTSVIIPSALVPQMGGGNEEKARVIQTLLFVAGINTLCQSFFGTRLPAVMGGSYTIVAPTISIIMAGRYSNEADPHEKFLRTMRGTQGALIIASTIQIILGFSGLWRNVVKFLSPLSAVPLVSLAGFGLYELGFPGVSVILQLIRILMWLSHCSFIYILSLFLLTLRFIWLQVAKCVEIGLPEIILMLIFSQYLPHAVNAAKPVFDRFSVIFTIAIVWLYAYILTVSGAYKNARTKTQVHCRVDRSGLISGAPWISVPYPFQWGAPTFDAGESFAMMVAAFVALVESSGTFIAVSRYASATIIPPSILGRGIGWQGIGTLLGAFFGTANGTAVSVENAGLLALTHVGSRRVVQISAGFMIFFSILGKFGAIFASIPLPIFAALYCIFFAYIGACGLSFLQFCNLNSFRTKFIMGFSLFMGLSVPQYFNEYTSVAGYGPVHTGARWFNDMINVPFSSKPFVAVLVAFLLDNTIQVRDSGVRRDRGYHWWDKFRSFKTDSRSEEFYSLPFNLNKFFPSV
- the LOC8070094 gene encoding nucleobase-ascorbate transporter 6 isoform X2; this translates as MAGGGAAPPPKQEELQPHPVKDQLPSVSYCITSPPPWPEAVILGFQHYIVMLGTSVIIPSALVPQMGGGNEEKARVIQTLLFVAGINTLCQSFFGTRLPAVMGGSYTIVAPTISIIMAGRYSNEADPHEKFLRTMRGTQGALIIASTIQIILGFSGLWRNVVKFLSPLSAVPLVSLAGFGLYELGFPGVAKCVEIGLPEIILMLIFSQYLPHAVNAAKPVFDRFSVIFTIAIVWLYAYILTVSGAYKNARTKTQVHCRVDRSGLISGAPWISVPYPFQWGAPTFDAGESFAMMVAAFVALVESSGTFIAVSRYASATIIPPSILGRGIGWQGIGTLLGAFFGTANGTAVSVENAGLLALTHVGSRRVVQISAGFMIFFSILGKFGAIFASIPLPIFAALYCIFFAYIGACGLSFLQFCNLNSFRTKFIMGFSLFMGLSVPQYFNEYTSVAGYGPVHTGARWFNDMINVPFSSKPFVAVLVAFLLDNTIQVRDSGVRRDRGYHWWDKFRSFKTDSRSEEFYSLPFNLNKFFPSV